One genomic window of Procambarus clarkii isolate CNS0578487 unplaced genomic scaffold, FALCON_Pclarkii_2.0 HiC_scaffold_482, whole genome shotgun sequence includes the following:
- the LOC138361562 gene encoding pre-mRNA-splicing factor 38-like has translation MANRTIREARATHGTNPQYLVEKIIRTRIYDSRYWKEECFALSAELLVDKAIALRCIGGVHGANSIPTPFQCLVLKMLQIQPETDIIIEFITQEDFKYARALGAFYLRLVCGSLNCYKYLEPLLNDFRKLRVIDRSGQFQFTHMDEYIDCLLRDECSCDIILPRIQKRPIHEANNELKGRVSVLNDDLDNHERESDEEDIFPPPRPRNDPVEPSRTTLCDDQDGRGHSSSPHRGLPCDREREKLRRSHSQKTDHERGADSAPFDLQPH, from the exons ATGGCCAACCGCACGATCAGGGAAGCCCGGGCCACTCACGGCACAAACCCCCAGTATTTAGTTGAGAAAATTATAAGAACTAGGATATACGACTCTAGATACTGGAAAGAAGAATGCTTTGCCCTCTCGGCGGAATTACTAGTCGACAAAGCAATAGCCCTcaggtgtattggtggtgttcaCGGAGCCAACAGCATACCCACGCCATTCCAATGTCTCGTGCTAAAGATGCTCCAGATCCAACCTGAGACTGACATAATTATAGAATTCATCACACAAGAGGATTTTAAGTATGCTCGTGCTTTGGGGGCATTTTACTTGAGACTTGTATGTGGATCACTGAATTGTTACAAGTACCTGGAACCTCTCCTTAATGACTTTAGGAAACTACGCGTTATTGACCGTTCCGGCCAGTTCCAGTTTACTCACATGGATGAATATATTGATTGTTTATTAAGAGATGAATGTTCATGTGATATAATTTTACCGAGGATCCAAAAGAGACCGATTCATGAAGCCAACAACGAGCTTAAAGGTCGAGTATCCGTATTAAATGATGATTTGGACAACCACGAGAGGGAAAGTGATGAGGAGGACATCTTTCCTCCACCAAGaccaagaaatgatccagtagagCCATCCCGAACAACACTCTGTGACGACCAGGATGGCAGAGGCCACTCTAGCTCCCCACACCGAGGCCTTCCatgtgacagagaaagagaaaagcttcgcagaagtcactcacagaagacagatcatgaaagag GAGCTGACAGTGCTCCATTTGACCTGCAACCTCACTAA
- the LOC138361561 gene encoding pre-mRNA-splicing factor 38-like, translating into MANRTIREARATHGTNPQYLVEKIIRTRIYDSRYWKEECFALSAELLVDKAIALRCIGGVHGANSIPTPFLCLVLKMLQIQPETDIIIEFITQEDFKYARALGAFYLRLVCGSLNCYKYLEPLLNDFRKLRVIDRSGQFQFTHMDEYIDCLLRDECSCDIILPRIQKRPIHEANNELKGRVSVLNDDLDNHERESDEEDIFPPPRPRNDPVEPSRTTLCDDQDGRGHSSSPHRGLPCDREREKLRRSHSQKTDHERGADSAPFDLQPH; encoded by the exons ATGGCCAACCGCACGATCAGGGAAGCCCGGGCCACTCACGGCACAAACCCCCAGTATTTAGTTGAGAAAATTATAAGAACTAGGATATACGACTCTAGATACTGGAAAGAAGAATGCTTTGCCCTCTCGGCGGAATTACTAGTCGACAAAGCAATAGCCCTcaggtgtattggtggtgttcaCGGAGCCAACAGCATACCCACGCCATTCCTATGTCTCGTGCTAAAGATGCTCCAGATCCAACCTGAGACTGACATAATTATAGAATTCATCACACAAGAGGATTTTAAGTATGCTCGTGCTTTGGGGGCATTTTACTTGAGACTTGTATGTGGATCACTGAATTGTTACAAGTACCTGGAACCTCTCCTTAATGACTTTAGGAAACTACGCGTTATTGACCGTTCCGGCCAGTTCCAGTTTACTCACATGGATGAATATATTGATTGTTTATTAAGAGATGAATGTTCATGTGATATAATTTTACCGAGGATCCAAAAGAGACCGATTCATGAAGCCAACAACGAGCTTAAAGGTCGAGTATCCGTATTAAATGATGATTTGGACAACCACGAGAGGGAAAGTGATGAGGAGGACATCTTTCCTCCACCAAGaccaagaaatgatccagtagagCCATCCCGAACAACACTCTGTGACGACCAGGATGGCAGAGGCCACTCTAGCTCCCCACACCGAGGCCTTCCatgtgacagagaaagagaaaagcttcgcagaagtcactcacagaagacagatcatgaaagag GAGCTGACAGTGCTCCATTTGACCTGCAACCTCACTAA